One stretch of Cohnella algarum DNA includes these proteins:
- a CDS encoding copper resistance protein CopC encodes MKSRFKAVSWLLLIGLFAFPAFVFAHSTAETVVPGDAEVVEAPLPEVSVAFNTTVELVSLKVSDASGAEQPFKETGANGETITGVFEQPLARNGTYSVQWHIIGADGHAIKGESSFEVRIAAPPESPVATEDTAVESAVPTAPAPEQGDAAESPAASEASPSSEAQLSPSPEAGGENAASSGDNVSDLSVWIVGAAALLLVAAIGFSFANKRKKG; translated from the coding sequence GTGAAAAGTCGCTTTAAGGCGGTTTCGTGGTTGCTGCTTATCGGGTTATTCGCGTTTCCGGCCTTCGTTTTTGCCCACTCGACCGCGGAAACGGTCGTCCCGGGAGATGCCGAGGTCGTCGAGGCCCCGCTGCCGGAAGTTTCGGTTGCGTTCAATACGACGGTCGAGCTCGTCAGTTTGAAAGTGTCGGATGCGTCGGGCGCGGAACAGCCGTTCAAGGAAACCGGGGCGAACGGCGAGACGATAACGGGCGTATTCGAGCAGCCGCTCGCGCGAAACGGAACGTATTCGGTGCAATGGCACATCATCGGGGCGGACGGGCACGCGATCAAAGGGGAATCTTCGTTTGAAGTGCGCATCGCGGCTCCTCCGGAATCGCCGGTTGCAACGGAGGACACTGCTGTTGAATCGGCGGTCCCGACTGCGCCCGCTCCCGAGCAAGGCGACGCCGCGGAATCGCCGGCCGCATCCGAGGCGTCGCCGTCATCGGAGGCGCAGCTTTCTCCGAGCCCGGAGGCGGGCGGAGAGAACGCCGCATCAAGCGGGGACAACGTATCGGATTTGTCCGTCTGGATTGTCGGCGCCGCCGCTCTGCTGCTCGTTGCCGCCATCGGCTTCAGCTTCGCCAACAAGAGGAAGAAAGGGTGA
- a CDS encoding carbohydrate ABC transporter permease: MRKKQFWVGYAFIAPNLLGVLLFFVIPAAVSAVLMFTDWQFASPVFHFVGFDNIKRLLHDEQFYTSLANTALFLASVPVSIALAFLVAVVLNRSVYLKSLLRALYFLPYITNGVAVAFVWMLLFQPKLGPINGLLRSIGIENPPGWLTSPDSVMAAIDIIWIWFMLGYNMIIYLAALQEISPELLEAAKMDGARKRQVVFRIMLPLVSPTTFMLLVTGLIMSIKTFGIFEALTQGGPGSSSLILSLYVYKTAFRYYEIGYAAAISWALFAVILFITAIQWFGQKKWVHY; encoded by the coding sequence ATGCGCAAAAAACAGTTTTGGGTCGGTTACGCGTTCATTGCGCCGAATCTGCTCGGCGTGCTCCTGTTCTTCGTCATCCCGGCCGCCGTATCGGCCGTGCTGATGTTCACGGACTGGCAGTTCGCAAGCCCCGTGTTTCATTTTGTCGGGTTCGACAACATCAAGCGGCTGCTCCATGACGAGCAGTTTTATACGTCGCTCGCCAATACGGCGCTGTTTCTGGCGAGCGTGCCCGTTTCCATCGCGCTGGCATTCCTCGTGGCGGTCGTGCTCAACCGTTCGGTCTATTTGAAATCGCTGCTGCGGGCGCTGTATTTTTTGCCCTACATTACGAACGGGGTTGCCGTCGCCTTCGTCTGGATGCTGCTGTTCCAGCCGAAGCTGGGGCCGATCAACGGGCTGCTGAGAAGCATCGGAATCGAAAATCCTCCGGGCTGGCTGACGTCGCCGGATTCGGTCATGGCGGCCATCGACATCATCTGGATCTGGTTCATGCTCGGCTACAATATGATCATCTATTTGGCGGCGCTTCAGGAAATCTCGCCGGAGCTGCTGGAGGCGGCGAAAATGGACGGAGCCCGAAAACGCCAGGTCGTGTTCCGCATCATGCTTCCGCTCGTCAGTCCCACCACGTTCATGCTGCTCGTGACCGGACTGATCATGTCCATCAAAACGTTCGGCATTTTCGAAGCGCTGACGCAGGGAGGTCCGGGCAGCAGCTCGCTCATTCTGTCGCTGTACGTGTACAAGACGGCGTTCCGCTATTACGAGATCGGCTATGCGGCCGCCATTTCCTGGGCGTTGTTCGCGGTCATCCTTTTCATCACGGCGATCCAGTGGTTCGGTCAAAAAAAATGGGTGCATTACTAA
- a CDS encoding cation diffusion facilitator family transporter — MNSDGKKEGFWQLVKKGNTSSGAAALGNAGLSIVKGIAAAMTGSGAMFASMMHSIADAINQAFVFAGSVLAEKKPTKRFPTGFGRVINLFCMVAVVVVTIMAYETIHEGLHLLAHPPTESHGFWLNFIVLLIAILIDGFILFKAMKEIVHESQSHAKGMAIVPTAFRNVGRAAPPTRLVFYEDLVATSGALLALIAVVVTSLTNFALLDGISSILIGCLMFLVAFKVGYDNMVGLIGVAAPPEVEDKVSKIIFSHPEVTDIASMRILQEGRYYHVEAMLELKKGMTLADADDIKFKVRDSLLLESDIVDVGIGIIEDNGIQSWAPRKTDPSAQKPVI; from the coding sequence ATGAACTCGGACGGGAAAAAGGAAGGCTTTTGGCAACTGGTCAAAAAGGGGAATACGTCATCCGGAGCGGCCGCGCTCGGAAATGCCGGATTGTCCATTGTAAAAGGGATCGCGGCCGCGATGACCGGAAGCGGAGCGATGTTCGCTTCGATGATGCATTCGATCGCCGACGCGATCAACCAGGCGTTCGTTTTCGCCGGCAGCGTGCTCGCGGAGAAAAAGCCGACCAAGCGCTTTCCGACCGGCTTCGGCCGCGTCATCAATTTGTTCTGCATGGTCGCCGTCGTCGTCGTGACGATCATGGCTTACGAGACGATTCACGAAGGCTTGCATTTGCTGGCCCATCCGCCGACCGAATCTCACGGTTTTTGGCTGAATTTTATCGTTTTGCTCATCGCGATTCTGATCGACGGCTTTATTTTGTTCAAGGCGATGAAGGAGATCGTCCACGAATCCCAGAGCCATGCGAAAGGGATGGCGATCGTTCCGACCGCGTTTCGCAACGTCGGGCGCGCGGCGCCGCCGACGCGTCTCGTGTTTTACGAAGATCTTGTCGCGACGTCGGGGGCGCTGCTGGCGCTGATCGCGGTCGTCGTCACCTCGCTTACGAACTTCGCGCTGCTTGACGGCATTTCTTCCATTTTGATCGGCTGCTTGATGTTTCTCGTCGCCTTTAAAGTGGGCTACGACAACATGGTCGGCCTGATCGGCGTCGCCGCGCCGCCCGAGGTCGAGGACAAAGTGTCGAAAATCATTTTTTCCCATCCCGAAGTGACGGATATCGCGTCGATGCGCATTCTTCAGGAAGGCCGCTATTATCATGTGGAAGCGATGCTCGAGCTGAAAAAGGGCATGACGCTGGCGGATGCCGACGATATCAAATTCAAAGTGCGGGACAGCCTGCTGCTCGAATCGGACATCGTCGACGTCGGCATCGGCATAATTGAGGACAACGGCATTCAGAGCTGGGCGCCGAGAAAGACGGACCCGTCCGCGCAAAAGCCCGTGATTTAA
- a CDS encoding ABC transporter substrate-binding protein translates to MLKKKMAALLAAVMMGTALAGCSTGMGTTNGSANASGTPAASSANPDEKITLTMWGGVPAESGPQAVVDAWNAENPNVQVKYERFVNDDAGNLKLDTALATGQDADLFVSYSKTLLQRRVDAGFALDLSAYSDYDIDENIPGADEWKIDDKYYGMPTVKSNFFVWFNKELLDEAGLPLPEEWTWQEMKAYAEKLKGDKRYGLVQHTEPFPDPLDSVSMKFGYTKADGTSHMDHPLYGEWMETLKSMMDDGWTTVPYAEQVTSKMPVDTVFLSGEAAMLNAGTWIFRSSNNMKDNPRTFKIAFAPVPRLAEDPADYVTRGGTGDAISINANSKHKDAAWTFLKWYADGGMLPMVPGGRLPASKAVDADDTMKLLLGENADTYDQESLKRVLFNDDVKYSRSLPQQVMDLRQEEYENFFTGKKDVQTTLADIARRHNEFLKQNGS, encoded by the coding sequence TTGCTCAAGAAAAAGATGGCGGCGCTGCTCGCGGCGGTCATGATGGGAACGGCGCTCGCGGGCTGCTCGACGGGCATGGGGACGACGAATGGCTCGGCGAATGCATCCGGCACGCCGGCGGCGTCTTCGGCTAATCCGGACGAGAAAATTACGCTGACGATGTGGGGAGGCGTGCCGGCGGAGTCCGGTCCGCAAGCGGTCGTCGACGCCTGGAACGCCGAAAATCCGAACGTCCAGGTCAAGTACGAGCGGTTCGTCAACGACGACGCCGGCAATCTGAAGCTCGATACGGCGCTCGCCACGGGACAGGACGCGGATTTGTTCGTCAGCTACTCCAAGACGTTGCTTCAGCGCCGGGTCGACGCCGGGTTCGCTCTGGATTTGAGCGCTTATTCCGATTACGACATCGACGAGAACATTCCCGGAGCCGACGAATGGAAAATCGACGACAAGTATTACGGAATGCCGACCGTAAAAAGCAATTTCTTCGTCTGGTTCAACAAGGAATTGCTGGACGAAGCGGGCCTGCCGCTGCCGGAGGAATGGACGTGGCAGGAGATGAAAGCGTATGCGGAAAAGTTGAAAGGCGACAAGCGCTATGGGCTGGTTCAGCATACGGAGCCGTTCCCGGATCCACTCGACTCGGTGTCGATGAAGTTCGGCTATACGAAGGCCGACGGAACGTCCCATATGGATCACCCGCTTTACGGCGAATGGATGGAAACGCTGAAGTCGATGATGGACGACGGCTGGACGACCGTGCCTTACGCGGAGCAGGTGACGTCCAAAATGCCGGTGGACACGGTGTTTCTAAGCGGCGAAGCCGCCATGCTGAACGCCGGAACGTGGATTTTCCGCAGCTCGAACAATATGAAGGACAATCCGCGAACGTTCAAAATCGCTTTCGCGCCCGTTCCGCGGCTTGCGGAGGACCCGGCCGATTACGTGACGCGAGGCGGCACCGGGGACGCGATTTCAATCAACGCGAATTCCAAGCATAAGGACGCCGCATGGACGTTTTTGAAGTGGTATGCGGACGGCGGCATGCTCCCGATGGTTCCCGGCGGACGGCTTCCGGCTTCCAAGGCGGTCGATGCCGACGATACGATGAAGCTGCTGCTGGGCGAAAACGCCGATACGTACGACCAGGAGTCGCTGAAGCGCGTGCTGTTTAACGACGACGTCAAATATTCGCGCTCCCTCCCGCAGCAGGTCATGGATTTGCGGCAGGAAGAATACGAGAATTTCTTTACGGGCAAGAAGGACGTCCAAACGACGCTCGCGGACATCGCCAGACGCCATAACGAATTTTTGAAGCAAAACGGATCATAA
- a CDS encoding carbohydrate ABC transporter permease, translating to MLFFAILTVLPFAWMISTSFKSPSEVFDFPISWIPANPVWEHHQKIWTGSASFVPYYLNSLKVSLISTIGATVLSALAAYGFTKVTFKGRDTLFVFYIAMMMIPPQVLFVPKFIIFKWLGIFNTHWALILPGMITIFGVFMMRQFFLSIPNEISESAYIDGAGHARIFLQMMLPLAKPALATLAVIDFSWHWNDFENALVFLISRELYTVPLGLQNFILEYNVDYNGMMAAASAGILPMLVVFFIAQKFIIQGLSGTAVKG from the coding sequence ATGCTCTTCTTCGCCATCCTGACGGTGCTGCCGTTCGCGTGGATGATTTCCACCTCGTTCAAATCGCCTTCGGAAGTGTTCGATTTCCCGATTTCCTGGATTCCGGCAAATCCCGTATGGGAGCACCATCAGAAAATATGGACCGGCTCGGCCAGCTTCGTGCCCTATTATTTGAACTCGCTCAAGGTTTCGCTGATCAGCACGATCGGCGCGACCGTGCTGTCCGCGCTTGCGGCTTACGGCTTTACGAAGGTGACGTTCAAGGGAAGGGACACGCTGTTCGTTTTCTATATCGCGATGATGATGATTCCCCCTCAGGTGCTTTTTGTCCCGAAATTCATCATCTTTAAATGGCTGGGCATTTTCAACACGCATTGGGCGCTGATTTTGCCCGGCATGATCACGATTTTCGGCGTCTTCATGATGAGGCAGTTTTTCCTTTCCATTCCGAACGAAATTTCCGAATCCGCCTATATCGACGGAGCCGGCCACGCGCGGATCTTTTTGCAGATGATGCTACCGCTTGCCAAGCCCGCTTTGGCCACGCTGGCCGTCATCGATTTTTCCTGGCATTGGAACGATTTCGAGAACGCCCTCGTCTTTCTGATCAGCCGGGAGCTGTATACGGTGCCGCTAGGGCTGCAAAATTTCATTCTCGAATACAACGTCGATTACAACGGAATGATGGCGGCCGCGTCCGCCGGCATCCTGCCGATGCTGGTCGTGTTTTTCATCGCGCAGAAGTTCATCATTCAAGGCTTGTCGGGCACGGCCGTCAAGGGCTGA